The Aureispira anguillae genome contains a region encoding:
- a CDS encoding fascin domain-containing protein produces the protein MHFILMIFCCLLLASRCAGPPPSNHVRACNLNPKKILLQSSSSRYVRLADQAPFLLIADAKHPALADTFCLCNLEHNRISLRAKRRYVTIHLSKNNQAIARQKHIDSWERINLEKKGDQVTFKAINDYYLEPSDSSFILAASSPQPSSNCLFNIIELRN, from the coding sequence ATGCATTTTATTTTGATGATTTTTTGCTGCTTATTGCTAGCAAGCCGTTGCGCAGGACCTCCGCCAAGCAACCATGTAAGAGCCTGCAACCTTAACCCAAAAAAAATACTGCTTCAAAGCTCCTCCAGTCGCTATGTTCGACTAGCTGATCAAGCACCATTTTTGTTAATTGCAGATGCCAAACACCCTGCGCTAGCAGATACTTTTTGCCTTTGTAACCTAGAACACAATAGGATCTCATTACGAGCAAAAAGACGCTATGTAACCATCCATCTTAGCAAAAACAACCAAGCCATTGCTCGCCAAAAGCACATCGACAGTTGGGAGAGGATCAACCTAGAAAAAAAGGGAGATCAAGTCACCTTTAAAGCGATTAACGATTATTACCTAGAACCTTCGGATTCTTCCTTCATTCTAGCTGCCTCTAGCCCCCAGCCTAGTAGCAACTGCTTATTCAATATCATTGAGTTAAGAAACTAA